Genomic segment of Candidatus Limnocylindrales bacterium:
GAGGCAAAGGTTTCCATTGATTTCGAGTCTTACATTTTTATCGATGATGCCATAGGAAAACAATTTGTTTCTACCTTGATTCAAAGAGCACAAAGTGGAGTGAGGGTACGATTACTGGTTGATGCCTTAGGTAGTCTCTCCCTGAGTGGAGAAGCCCTCCGGGCCCTGGAAAGTGCCGGGGTTCAGGTGATTCGATACAATCCACCTACCTCCTGGATAACTCGTCTGAAGATCTTTTCCTGCTACAATCGAGATCATCGAAAAATCCTTATCGTGGATAATCGTATAGGCTATACAGGTGGTGTGGGAATTAATGAAACCATGTCCAATTGGCGAGATACCCAGGTTCGTATCCAGGGTCCCATTGTGGATAGTATGGCCTATGCCTTTGATTACCTGTGGAAAAAATGCTTAAAGGAGGAACAGGCAGATCATCTGGTATTGCAAAATAGTGGTGCTTTTATGTTTCGGGTTGCTTCACCCTATAGTCCCATTCATCCTATTAAGGAGGCTTATCTTGACGGAATCAATTCTGCGCAGAATCTCGTTTATATTACAACCCCTTATCTCTTTGTTCCTCCCAGAGAGTTTTTTCAAGCGATGTTACGGGCGGTAAAACGAGGTGTCGATTTACAATTACTCCTGCCCAAGGAATCCGATCATAAAATTCTCGATCTTGCTGTCGGATATTATTTCGATAGATTATTGCGGGTCGGAGTAAAGATTTACTTATATGAGAATGCTATGATCCATTGCAAAACAGCCGTCATAGATGATCATTGGTCTACCGTGGGGAGTATGAACCTGGATACCCTCAGTTTTTACTACAACCATGAAGCCAATATTTTCAGTTTTAGTAATCGATTTAATGCAGACCTTAAGAGGCAATTTCTTCTTGACCTAAAAAATTCCCAAGAAATTACCCTGGCGGCCTGGAAACAGCGTCCTCTTTGGAGGAAAGTTTTAGAAGTATTACTTCGACCTTTTCATATGTTTTTTTAAATAGACCCCTAAAAAAATACTCTTTAAGGTTTTAAATTTTGTATATTATTATGATCCCTCTCGGAGGTAGACAGTTAATAATAGAGACCTGAAAGTAAAGAAACATGTTTATTTCTTTTGTTTTCGCATGAGTTTTCCTCATGGAAAGGAGTTTCTATGCCTGTTTTAGCAGTCGATCAATCTCATATTAAATTTTTTGAAGAGCAAGGATATGTTGTTATTGAGGATATACTGGATCCTGAAGAGGATCTCCAACCTGTTATAGAGGAGTATGAAGCTGTTCTGGATGGATTGGTTGAGCGGTTGTACGTCGAAGGTAAAATCACTTCTCTTTATCGAGAGCTCCCATTTGGGCAACGTCTGACCCGGATTGTAGCAGAGACGGGTCAGTTTTACTCCCAATATTTTGATATTTCTTTACCTCAATCCGGAGTAACTGAAGACACTCCGATCCACCTGGGTAAAGCTGTTTTTAATCTCTTACGCAATCCTAAGCTACTAGACGTAGTGGAGGCTTTTATTGGGCCTGAAATTTATTCCAATCCGGTACAGCATGTACGTATAAAGCCTCCAGAGTGGGCTCTTCCCAAAGGTCGGTGGGATGGATTATCGTCGGCGGTTTATTGGCATCAAGACAACGGAGTTATTCTCCCGGAGGCTGATGAATCGAATATCCTGACGGTATGGCTGGCAATTTCAGATGCTACCGAGGAGAATGGCTGTCTAGCCGTAGCACCCAAGAGCCATAAACTGGGTCTTCTACCCCATTGCCCCAGCCCGGATAAAGGCGTTCATATTCCCGAGAAACTCCTTCCCAAGCCGTTTATTCCGATACCTGTGAAGCGTGGAGGAGCTCTGTTTATGACTCGAAAAACGGTCCACGTATCGCTTCGAAATTTAAGTAACGATATACGCTGGAGCTTCGATCTACGTTATAATCCCATAGGTCAGCCTACCGGTCGTCCTGCCTTTCCGGGTTTTATAGCCCGAAGTAAAGCCCATCCTGAGTCCGCTTTGACCGATCCCGAGGTCTGGGCACAACTCTGGAAGGATGCCCGTACCCGAATTGCACAAAGTACCAATCCCGTTTACAACCGCTGGAGTGCCGATTCTCCGGTATGTGCCTGAGATAGTCTACAGGAACCAGAAGTCAAAATAAGAACGATAAGATCCTTATCCTGTTGGAAATCGTTCCAGAATGACTTCTGGTTCCTGGCCTGACGAAATTCCTTTAAAAATTCAAATCTAACATTACATAGGCCCAATCTGCATCGTCGTTGCTACCCTTCAAGTCTTCCAGTGCTTTTCCAATGAAAAAGTGGGAATAACCAAAACTGATTTCCATCCGTCTGCGAAATAAATAGGGTATAACCAGATCGATCTCTTGTCCCAGATTATCCTCTCCCCGGTCATCTTTTTCTGCCAGGAAGAATTGATGTAATTCTAAAAAGAGTTTCGTGGTCCTGTGGGGAATCATGGAAAATTTAATAGCCACATCCTGAAGCCCTCGATTACCTGTATCCCGAGGAATATTAAGGAAAATATCCATAAATCCGTAGAATCGATGGTTGGTCGCAAAGAGTGTATCAAAGACCTTGATCTTATTATCTTCAAGATTATCATCTCCTGAGAGGTAATCATACCAGAGGGTAAAGGAAGGTTTATAAATCGATTCGACCGTATAGGTTCCACGAAGTCCAACCAAAAAAGCACGAATATCTTGAGAACCTGCCTGGCCAAATTGATAATAAGCTTCGCTGCGGTAACTAAAAGGTCCGAGATTACCCTCTAACCGGGCTCCTGTAGTAAAGCGATCGGTATCCTTGGGTTCGTCTTCCAACCAGAGAAAATAACCTGAGAGGATATGAGTTGGGACAGGTTTTACCCTGGCGTAGATCCCGTAAAAGTTAACATCATCTCCCTCACTGTTGCCGATGGGGGTTAGTCCTTGAGCAACCCCGTCGTTGATTTTCATGGCAAAGAGATCCCACTGGTCTGAAGGCCGCTCATAGGTAAGGCGAAACCCATCAAAGGCCTGGCCTTGGGGAGTAAAATCCACATTTCCTATCAAGCGCTCCTCATCAAAGCTTAGTTCCTGACGACCCAATCGGAAGGATAAGGGTTTACCGAAAAGATCTTGTACCTCAAGGTATCCTTGATGGAGATCAAAATGGTCGGCCTCAAAATCTCCAAGTGGGCTTGCTTCTTCTCCAAAAAATCGTACATCCTGGAGTTGAATAAAAGCCTGCATACCCTCCGCTAAAGAAACGTCAAACTGGACCCGGGTTCTGAGGCTGGTAAAGGTATCAGGATCTGTGTCTTTGTTAAAATCCCTGGCATCGTACTCAAACCTCGGACGAATCTGACCACCCCATGCGATCCTTCGTAAAGGCTTGAGTTCTTCATCTTCTACTTTTTTTTTTGACGGAATTGGCTTTCCCCTCGCCTTCCTTCTTCCCGGATTTGATCAAGTTCCTGGGGTGTTGTGCGTCGTGGAGGGTTACTGGCTGTCACCACTGCAGATTGTCCGGGACTTAATACTTCGGCAGGCTGGCCTGGACTGAGTAGACTTGTTAAGGTAACCGTTCCATTTTCTACCGATAGCCAGGTTGTATTGGTGGATCTAAAATAGCCCATGCTAAAGGCAGTAAATTTAACTCCGGCCAGGGCATTGGGAGTTTCCACTTCAAATTTCGAGCCTGGAGTTTTATAAGGCTGCGCAATAACCGCCTGGATCCTACCCCACACAAGTTTAAATAGAGAGGACTTGGCACGAGTGGTTAAGCTTAACTCGGTAACGTCTAATCGGGTATCCTCCCCTAATTCCAATCTACTTCCATCCGAGAGTTTAAGGGTCAGGCGACCCCCAACTTCGGTTCGCAGGATATCTCCGGCCTGAAGGTCCATACCTTTCCTGGCCCGGACTTCTCCCTGCCCTTGAAGGGATACCTTTACGATCCCGTTTACAGACTCTACCGACGCTAACACTTGAGATTGGGCAAACACCTCTAAAGCAGGAAACAACAGAATACCTATCGGAACAAGAATAAAGAAAATTCCCCGGTGATTGTGCATAGTTTTGAAGTCCTGTTATATCAGGATAATAGATTAGAGTGACTGTTTTACACGTTAACAAATCATATTTTGCCCGTGTAATCTAGTAAGAATTCAAGACCTCGTCAAGCTAATTTTAAGCTAATTTTTTAAGGATCTACACTTTTGCATTTTTATCCACGAAGGACTATGAAAGTATGGGAGGTGTGGGAGTATGGAAGAATAAGTACTTATACTTCCCCATCCCCCTACTCCCATGCTCCCACACCTCCCATACTTTTACCCCCTTCAGGGATAAACATTTAAAAATTGCAAAAGTAGAGGTATAGAGTCCTAGGCCGAATTCCGAAGAAACGTATAGAGTCCTGAACCCGGTGTTGGAATAATCTGTCCGTTGCTGTCCAGTTGATCCGTGATAATTCCAAATCCCATGGGAGGTTGTTCAAGTAAAACATAGTAAAAAACAAAATCCGTGGTAAGAACCCTTTTCATCTCGGGAATTTGATTCGTCCACATATCCAAATGCTCGCTAGGATCACTGGATCCAGTTTCTGTAATCATGATAGGTTTTCGAGTTGCTCGCTGAAAAGAGGTCCAGGGACTCGTAAGGTCATTTCTAAAATAGATATGAACTGCCCGAAAATCACAGTAATTATCGGCTCCTGCCAGGGACATTTGAGTAAAATCTTCTATTCCGCTGGGTTGGCCTATAGGAGCAGCAGCTACAATATTGACCGAAGGAAATTTTTCTCGAATGAGATCATGGGCTGGTTTCAAATAATCACGGACATACTCGGTGTTGGAGATCCCGTTAAAAGAGGCAGGTTCATTGAGGATCTCAAAATACCGGATGGATGGATAGCGTCGAATAACTGTTTCGACCATATCGGGCCAATCGGATTTATTAATGGGACCAAGGTTAAAATCGGCAATGAGTCCCAAAACGTTAGCCTGGGTTGCGGCCACATAAGGCCCTCCCACATCGGTTGTAATCCCTAAAGTTACCCGGATCCAGTTTGCCTTGATATCGTTTAATGCCTGCATCTGGATAGGTAAGGCAAGCCCCGGGTAAGGATGAACGTTAAATCCTATAACACCTCGGACTCCTGGATCTACCGGCGTTTTACATCCCTCTAGAGTCCAGGTGAGACCGGCTGCAGCTCCTAGTTTTAGAAAATCTCTTCTGGTGAGGGTACTCTGCATAGTCACCTTTTTATAAATAATGAGCCGCTAGAGGGGATGAAGTCCCTTTAGTTTTTGATTTTCCATACCATAAACCGCTTGCCCCTCCAGGGCCGTATCCAAAAAATTATCTATTACCGATAACCTAACCCGGATAGGGGAATAGACAGGTTATTGACAAGTCGATGATACCCGTAATACTATAAATTAGGAAGTAAAAATGCCAGAGAAGTTTTAAAAATATTTTCGATTTATTTTTTACAAGCTATGGAAAAAGAAACGATGAGAAATCCCGGGATTGCAGCGGTTTTAAGTCTGATACTCCCTGGTCTGGGACAGATTTACAACGGACAATTTCTGTGGGCTATTTTTTGGTTTATCGTGACCCCTGGAACCTGGATCACGACCGGAGGATTATTAGGGTGGGTTGCGCATATTATTTCGGCTTATGCAGCCTATCGAAGCGCCGAAAAGATAAATCAAGGTCTGGTTCAATTAAGGAAACTTTAATCCAGGAACCGGCTTTTAAGAGAGATTATGCGTCATACGTATTCTTTTTTCGAAGATCTTGGTTTTTTCCAGATGTTTTCGACTTTCTCGATAGGAGGCCCCTTTTGGAGGAAGTTTTATACAAAGGCAGAGCGACTTGAAAAACTTAAAGAATATAGGGACCTGTTAAAAAAGGAACTGGAAGGAGTTGAAGAGGCTATTCGAGAACTGGAGCAATCTCAGCGGTAAACAACCCCCAGGTAACTGATGACTCAAAACCCTCCCATTTCATTTGGAGATCAGAGTAACCGCAACGTTAAATAAGTCTCCTTTTTATTTCGGCGATTACCTCCTGGGTAAATTCCATAGTACCGCAGGAGCCTCCCAAGTCTGGCGTGGTAATTCCTCTTTCCAGGAGGGAAAGGGTAGAATCCCGGATAAGGGTGGACAGGGTAGCTTCTCCGAGTTGGAAAAGAAGTTGAGAAAAGGCTAAGAAGATGGCCGTTGGGTTTGCTTTGTTTTTCCCGGCGATATCCGGAGCTGTCCCACCGGCGGGATCAAACAGGGCTAAGGTTATATTCCCTTGTTCATCAAAGGCATAACTTCCACTGGCTCCAATTCCCAGAGATCCCACAAGACCACAGGCCATATCCGATAAGAAATCCCCGTATTCATTCAGTACTAGTATCACCTGATAGTCTTCGGGATACATAATGATTTTGGCCAGCAGGGCATCGAATAGCTCCTTTTTGTGAGGAACTCCAGGATATCGCTTTTCCATCTGGGCTACAATATCTTCAAAAAGCCCATCGGTGATCCGTTGGATGGTATATTTGGATGCTGAGGTAACCGATTTATGAGTCCTTTTAGCCAGTTCAAAGGCAAAAATAGCTGCGGTTTGGGTGGTCGCACGCTCTACAACCCGAAGAGATACCGCCGCGTCTTTTCCAATCATACGCCCGGGATCTTCATAGGTTCCGCCGGTTGCAACCCGAACGATATCCAGGTCTAATTTTTTGGTGAAATTGCTTTTAACACCCGGCAGGGTCATCACAGGGCGATGAATCACGCTAAAATTACAGAGTTTACGGAGGACTACATTGGGGCTTTCCTCTTCTGTTATCGTAGGATACTTCAGAGCAAATCGAGTCTTCAGGATAGCCTCATAGGCCTTTTCGTAAATCTTAGGCCCGACCTTATATCGGTTCTCCAGACTTAAATCAATCTGAATAAAGTCAAGGGTCAATGGAAGGGCCTCCACCAGGGTATGAACGGCCTGGCATAACTCCGGACCGATTCCATCCCCCAACAGTTCGGTTATTTCATACCTCATTTTAACCTCCGGCTCTGGGGTTCTATTCGATCCCTAATTCCTGCATGACATCCAGCAATGCCTTTAATCCGTGTACCAACGTTAAGGCACCGCCGGGTATGAAAGCTACCTCGATGGCCTCTATAAGTTCTTGCTTTGTAGCACCCAATGAAAAAGCCCGCTTAATTTGGGTCCGTAGGGCAACTTCGTCGGTTTTCGAGGCTAATACCGCAACCAAAATGATTTGCTTGATTTTTTGGGGAAGAACCACACTTCGAGCCCCTATGGTATCCCACATTTTCTCATAATTTTTGATAAAATCCGGATCTTCTTTAGCTAAAAGTTCTTGCCAGGGATATAAATAACCACGTTTTGCTTTAATTTCATCAAGAATTTTTTGCGTCTGATCGGTCATAGCAGATGTCCTTATCCATAAGATACCAGGTTAAAGTGCCAATTTCAGGTTTCTGGGCACGGCTTAATTCAAAGATAATCAACAAAGATAACAAAACCAGAAAGCCGATCAAAAAATAGAGCGCCATTTTTTTGATAAGTTTTCGGGTTCTTTCCACCTTAAAAATCTGATCCAGTGCCCTGTCGTCAAAAACCGGCTTACGCGAATCCCGCCGATTGTGCCATTGACAGCCACTCATCACATCATAATGCTCGCACGAGAGATTGTTACAGGTTAATATATCGTAGTAGCTATCTGTAACCGGATCTTTTAGCCCTAAGGGGCATAAGTCTCCTACCTCTATTTCCTCCCTGAGGGGATCGTAACTCTGGACTCGATTCTTTTCTCTTTTTCGAAAGGCAAGTAACAACAGAAAGGGGCCGAAAAGCAAAATTAAAGTGGGTACAATAAACCCAATAATAATAATAAATATTTGAGAGTAAGTCATAAAATTTCCCAACGCCTCAAGTTTAATCCGGCATTTCTTCATGGGACCTTATCTATAACCTTACACAGCCTTTCTTCCTTGTCAAGATATAAAATGGATTCAGTAACTGTAACAATTTAGTAGATGTCACTTTTTCTGTCTGAATATCCCTCTGGCCCCCCTCCAGGGGGGATGGGGGGTGTTTCTTTTTCCACCTACTAAATGGATACGGATACATGGATTCATTGTCTGGGGATGATTTCCACGGTTGATTCGTATTGACGAGCACCGGGATGGGGCATATCTTGTAATATCTAAGGGGAGGAAAGGTAAAAGTCCTCCATCTTCGATAGCCAACAAGAAACAAAATGATCGGTTTGTATATCCACATTCCCTTTTGCGCAAGCAAATGCTACTACTGTGATTTTAATTCCTATGCCGGAAAAGGAAATCTCGCTGGTAGCTTTTTTGAGGCCCTGGCTCTGGAGGTGGAGTCCTATCTTAGACAGGGTGTTTTCGACCAGGGAGTTCAAACGATTTTTTTTGGAGGCGGAACCCCTTCCTTATATATCGATGAAATCGTCGAATTTTTAAACGCTTACTATCCTCGATGGAAGGTGATTTCAGGTGCGGAGATTACCTTAGAAGCCAATCCCGGAACGGTTACCGCAGAAAAATTTGAAAAGTTGAGAAAATCCCCAGTGAATCGCTTGAGTTTTGGATTTCAGTCCTTCCACCCGGTTATTTTGAAAAGGTTAGGAAGAACCCACGGTCCGGAGGATTTATTCCAGGCCTTCCAGATGGCCCGTAATGCGGGATTTAATAATATTAATTGCGATCTTATTTTTGCCGTTCCAGGTCAAACCTTAGAGATGTGGCAAGAAGATCTGGACCGGTTGATCGGCCTTCATCCGGAGCATATTTCCACCTACAATTTGACCCTTGAGGAAGGTACCAGGTTCTGGGAATGGTATAC
This window contains:
- a CDS encoding carboxymuconolactone decarboxylase family protein, which translates into the protein MTDQTQKILDEIKAKRGYLYPWQELLAKEDPDFIKNYEKMWDTIGARSVVLPQKIKQIILVAVLASKTDEVALRTQIKRAFSLGATKQELIEAIEVAFIPGGALTLVHGLKALLDVMQELGIE
- the hemW gene encoding radical SAM family heme chaperone HemW, producing MIGLYIHIPFCASKCYYCDFNSYAGKGNLAGSFFEALALEVESYLRQGVFDQGVQTIFFGGGTPSLYIDEIVEFLNAYYPRWKVISGAEITLEANPGTVTAEKFEKLRKSPVNRLSFGFQSFHPVILKRLGRTHGPEDLFQAFQMARNAGFNNINCDLIFAVPGQTLEMWQEDLDRLIGLHPEHISTYNLTLEEGTRFWEWYTLGTLKMPDEDLQLTLYQLGIERLSKAGYQHYEISNFALPGFQSKHNQIYWRNEEYLGLGPGAFSYLSGRRFSNVRGIEEYIQRLFKGDSPVVEEEIISQDKQMAETLMMHLRLTEGISLAYFRDRFGVSVEEVYPEALQKLFHLKLIERVDGYLRLTREGLYVANEVFIEFLDPEL
- a CDS encoding DUF5683 domain-containing protein, which produces MEKETMRNPGIAAVLSLILPGLGQIYNGQFLWAIFWFIVTPGTWITTGGLLGWVAHIISAYAAYRSAEKINQGLVQLRKL
- a CDS encoding FecR family protein codes for the protein MHNHRGIFFILVPIGILLFPALEVFAQSQVLASVESVNGIVKVSLQGQGEVRARKGMDLQAGDILRTEVGGRLTLKLSDGSRLELGEDTRLDVTELSLTTRAKSSLFKLVWGRIQAVIAQPYKTPGSKFEVETPNALAGVKFTAFSMGYFRSTNTTWLSVENGTVTLTSLLSPGQPAEVLSPGQSAVVTASNPPRRTTPQELDQIREEGRRGESQFRQKKK
- a CDS encoding phospholipase D-like domain-containing protein, whose product is MEEASFRPKGLHLMTWNIRLAKHYARLMESIQTEPAFRDLDILVLQESTETEKGSTTEDIVKCLGPDYAFRHEPAQRLRGRVQANAVIWNTRTLREVNVEVLKLPLITRKDALKYGKIFKRNHRLCLRLDARYEDLTLRIYAPHFDTAGGLFGKLVHLDAIRQDNENLPVADAVFIAGDLNTFGIRRSLNLKSFRNEAAKRDFVDLSQAITVTWNSRKAYRYLPSLDQKLDWILLKCKLDYTYTTQVLRVPGSDHYPLVTYIKFQKPQETKWEFYWTADSAWKAMLQDCQEAKVSIDFESYIFIDDAIGKQFVSTLIQRAQSGVRVRLLVDALGSLSLSGEALRALESAGVQVIRYNPPTSWITRLKIFSCYNRDHRKILIVDNRIGYTGGVGINETMSNWRDTQVRIQGPIVDSMAYAFDYLWKKCLKEEQADHLVLQNSGAFMFRVASPYSPIHPIKEAYLDGINSAQNLVYITTPYLFVPPREFFQAMLRAVKRGVDLQLLLPKESDHKILDLAVGYYFDRLLRVGVKIYLYENAMIHCKTAVIDDHWSTVGSMNLDTLSFYYNHEANIFSFSNRFNADLKRQFLLDLKNSQEITLAAWKQRPLWRKVLEVLLRPFHMFF
- a CDS encoding phytanoyl-CoA dioxygenase family protein, yielding MPVLAVDQSHIKFFEEQGYVVIEDILDPEEDLQPVIEEYEAVLDGLVERLYVEGKITSLYRELPFGQRLTRIVAETGQFYSQYFDISLPQSGVTEDTPIHLGKAVFNLLRNPKLLDVVEAFIGPEIYSNPVQHVRIKPPEWALPKGRWDGLSSAVYWHQDNGVILPEADESNILTVWLAISDATEENGCLAVAPKSHKLGLLPHCPSPDKGVHIPEKLLPKPFIPIPVKRGGALFMTRKTVHVSLRNLSNDIRWSFDLRYNPIGQPTGRPAFPGFIARSKAHPESALTDPEVWAQLWKDARTRIAQSTNPVYNRWSADSPVCA
- a CDS encoding alginate export family protein, producing the protein MPSKKKVEDEELKPLRRIAWGGQIRPRFEYDARDFNKDTDPDTFTSLRTRVQFDVSLAEGMQAFIQLQDVRFFGEEASPLGDFEADHFDLHQGYLEVQDLFGKPLSFRLGRQELSFDEERLIGNVDFTPQGQAFDGFRLTYERPSDQWDLFAMKINDGVAQGLTPIGNSEGDDVNFYGIYARVKPVPTHILSGYFLWLEDEPKDTDRFTTGARLEGNLGPFSYRSEAYYQFGQAGSQDIRAFLVGLRGTYTVESIYKPSFTLWYDYLSGDDNLEDNKIKVFDTLFATNHRFYGFMDIFLNIPRDTGNRGLQDVAIKFSMIPHRTTKLFLELHQFFLAEKDDRGEDNLGQEIDLVIPYLFRRRMEISFGYSHFFIGKALEDLKGSNDDADWAYVMLDLNF
- a CDS encoding DUF5320 domain-containing protein, whose translation is MRHTYSFFEDLGFFQMFSTFSIGGPFWRKFYTKAERLEKLKEYRDLLKKELEGVEEAIRELEQSQR
- a CDS encoding twin-arginine translocation signal domain-containing protein, with amino-acid sequence MQSTLTRRDFLKLGAAAGLTWTLEGCKTPVDPGVRGVIGFNVHPYPGLALPIQMQALNDIKANWIRVTLGITTDVGGPYVAATQANVLGLIADFNLGPINKSDWPDMVETVIRRYPSIRYFEILNEPASFNGISNTEYVRDYLKPAHDLIREKFPSVNIVAAAPIGQPSGIEDFTQMSLAGADNYCDFRAVHIYFRNDLTSPWTSFQRATRKPIMITETGSSDPSEHLDMWTNQIPEMKRVLTTDFVFYYVLLEQPPMGFGIITDQLDSNGQIIPTPGSGLYTFLRNSA
- a CDS encoding isocitrate/isopropylmalate family dehydrogenase, producing the protein MRYEITELLGDGIGPELCQAVHTLVEALPLTLDFIQIDLSLENRYKVGPKIYEKAYEAILKTRFALKYPTITEEESPNVVLRKLCNFSVIHRPVMTLPGVKSNFTKKLDLDIVRVATGGTYEDPGRMIGKDAAVSLRVVERATTQTAAIFAFELAKRTHKSVTSASKYTIQRITDGLFEDIVAQMEKRYPGVPHKKELFDALLAKIIMYPEDYQVILVLNEYGDFLSDMACGLVGSLGIGASGSYAFDEQGNITLALFDPAGGTAPDIAGKNKANPTAIFLAFSQLLFQLGEATLSTLIRDSTLSLLERGITTPDLGGSCGTMEFTQEVIAEIKRRLI